In Candidatus Atribacteria bacterium ADurb.Bin276, the genomic stretch CAAATGAGGTAATGGTTTACATTGAAAACCTGACCGAGCGTGTAGGCAGGCACTCCGCCGAGATGCACAAGGGATTTGAAAAGATCCTGACTCAGCTTGATTTAATAAAATCAAGTCATGCCGAAGAAAAGCTTGCGGTTTATCAGGCGATTAATAAAGTCGAAAAGATGGCTATCGAGGATAACCATCGGTTAAGTGTAAAGATTGCTTTGCTTACAGGAGCAATCGGCATTGCGTCAGGCGGAGTGGGCTCTTTTTTGATGCAGTTGCTGAGAGCGCCTTGAGGGAGATTTTTTGATCGGCCATTTTATGATTTTGATTTCAGCGTCTTTAAATCCATCATTCCTTAAAAGGTCTTGTAAGGCTATTTGGACAAATAGTTTTTCGGATAGCTGGAGGGCTTTGGCGAAACGAGCGGCTCGTTTTGGACTGACAAATTTCCGTCCTTTTTCAATATCGCAAAGATTTGCGACGGAAATTTCTAAGAGCTTGGAAAAATCTTTTAAGGTCATTTCTTCACCGGTTCGATGTGCCCATAGGATTCGCCCAATGGAAAGAGGGGTTGGATCTAAAGATCGAAGAAATTTTGTTGCTTCAACATTACCTGTAGTCATGATGGGTCACCTCCTGAACTTCTACAAATTCAATATTCGACGATTTAACGATGTAAATAGCTCTCCAAGCTTTATTCAAACGTATCGAGCGTTGACCATCTCTTTTCCCTTTCAGCAGCTCATCATGATATCCAGGAATCCTCCGAGTTTCTTCAAGCCCTTGAAGTTCAATAGAGCTGATCCATGTTTCCAATTTAACCAAGACATGCCCAGGAACTTTTTTAAGTTGTTTTGCACAGTGCTTGGTGAATTCTACCTTATAAATCATCTACGACTAAAATACTTCTTTGTGGAGTATATGTCAATATGAGCCTTTCTGAAAAACAAAAACTGTTTACCTGTTTAGTCGCCAAGCTAATCGAATTTGCCTATACCCAAGGATATGCTCTCACCTTTGGAGAAGCTTGGCGGCCTCCTGAGATGGCAGCAATATACGCAAAGCAGGGGAAGGGGGTAAAGAATAGCCTTCATACGAAGCGTTTAGCTGTAGACCTTAATTTATTCAAAGGGGAGGTTTATTTGACCAAATCGGAAGATTATAGGTTGCTTGGGGAGTATTGGGAGAGTTTAGATCCATTGTGCCGGTGGGGTGGTAGATTTAAGGACGGTAACCATTTCAGCATGGAGCATGAGGGAGTAAAATGAAGGGTAAGAAGACCTATATTTTCGTTGCCCTAGGTATCCTATCCGCCATAGCCTATTCCCAAGGCTGGCTTAACGAGAAAGCCTTCGATGTAGTTATCTCAATCCTAGGTTTTGGAAGTATAGCAGCTTTAAGGAATGGTGTTGCCGAGAAAGGGCAGCGCTAAGAATTACCGATAAACCTTTTTCCGATGCCCAACCTTTAAAACTAGCACAAGAAGCTCTTGATCATAAATTTTGCAAACGATTCGATAATCACCAAGCCGATAGCGCCATAGTCCCATTTTATTACCAGTAAGTGGTTTTCCCGAATTGCGAGGATCTTCTAGTGTAGAAATGCGATCGCGAAGAAAATTAAGGATTTTTTTCTGCTCAGTATGACCTAGATGACGCAGCTCTTTTCTAGCTGCATCATCCCACTCAATCTTCCACAAGGTCGGCCCCTTGTTCTATCTCTTCCATAGTCCAACGTCGACCCGGCTTTTCAAGACGATCGATGGCAATATAGGTATCCTCTAAATCCTCAAGATGGCGGAGGATTGCTTCACGGACATAGAAAGTCTTGCTCCTGCCAGTTTGATGGGCAAGCTTTTCTAAGCGCTTTTCAATTTCTTCAGGGACTCGAACGGCAATCATGGTCTTTCTCCTATATTGATATATTTGTATATCATAGAGATTTTCTTTGCAAGGGGTGATTGGAATCTGTGAATTGTGCTCAGATTTTGGAAGCATAGCCTTCCTCAGGAATGGGGTATCTAATGGGGTTAGAAAAGCTAATTTCCGTTCAGCAAATATTCAGCAGGAAGGTTGATTTTAATCAAAATCGATCACTTTTCTTCCATTATAATCTTCTTTAAATATTTATTTATAACTTATTGAAAAATAAAACAAATATTAAAATTATTACAAATCAA encodes the following:
- the relG_1 gene encoding Toxin RelG, with amino-acid sequence MWKIEWDDAARKELRHLGHTEQKKILNFLRDRISTLEDPRNSGKPLTGNKMGLWRYRLGDYRIVCKIYDQELLVLVLKVGHRKKVYR
- a CDS encoding Ribbon-helix-helix protein, copG family is translated as MIAVRVPEEIEKRLEKLAHQTGRSKTFYVREAILRHLEDLEDTYIAIDRLEKPGRRWTMEEIEQGADLVED